The following is a genomic window from Variovorax paradoxus.
GCGCCCCTTCGACGAATCGGGTGCTCGGCCTTCTGCTGGCCTTCAATGCCGGCGCGGTCAATGCGGGCGGCTTTCTTGTGCTGCACATGTATACCTCGCACATGACGGGCTTCGCGTCGCAGTTTGCCGACGGCCTCGTGCTTGGCAACACCAGGCTCCTGCTGAATGCGCTGGGCGCCATTCTGGCTTTTGTCTCGGGCGCCGCCGTCTGCGCCATTCTCGTGAACTGGGGTCGCCAGCATCGCCTGCGCAGCGTCTATGCGGTACCGCTGCTTCTCGAGGCGGCGCTCATGTTTCCGTTCGGCCTGATGGGGGCCATCACGCTGACATGGCCCACGCCGTTTGCGGTACCGCTCACGGTGCTGTTGCTATCTTTCATCATGGGCTTGCAGAACGCCGTCGGTTCGAAGACCTCCGGAGGCAGCATTCGCACGACCCACATGACCGGCAACATCACCGACGTGGGCATGGAACTGGGCAAGCTGCTCTACTGGAACCGCCATGCAACGCCCAAGCAGGCGATGGTGCGCCACAACCGCCGCAAGATGCAGGCGGCGGGCGGGCTGATCGGCATGTTCGTAGCGGGCGGAATTGTCGGCGCGCTCGGTTTCAGCTATATCGGCTTCGTATGCGTCGTGCCGCTCGCGGCATTGCTGCTGGCCGTCTCGGTGCCGCCTCTGGTGCAAGACGTGCCGCGGTCCAGAACCCTGCAAAAGCTATTGGCGGCATTCAAACAGCGCCCACACTTCCCGTGATCGGCAGCACGATGCCGGTGATGTAGCTGGCGCAACTGGGCGCGGCCAGGAACACATAGGCGGGAGAAAGCTCCTCGGGTTGCGCCGGTCTTTGCATGTCGGTGTTCTTGCCGAAGTCCTTTACTTTTTCCGGCGGGCTGTCCGCCGGGTTCAAGGGCGTCCACACCGGCCCTGGCGCGACCGCATTCACGCGAATGCCCTTCGGCAACAGGTTGCTGGCCAGCGACTTGGTGAAGGCGTGAATCGCGCCCTTGGTGGTCGAGTAGTCGAGCAGGTGCGCGCTTCCTTCCAGGC
Proteins encoded in this region:
- a CDS encoding YoaK family protein — encoded protein: MRRLRFLTHRHRAPSTNRVLGLLLAFNAGAVNAGGFLVLHMYTSHMTGFASQFADGLVLGNTRLLLNALGAILAFVSGAAVCAILVNWGRQHRLRSVYAVPLLLEAALMFPFGLMGAITLTWPTPFAVPLTVLLLSFIMGLQNAVGSKTSGGSIRTTHMTGNITDVGMELGKLLYWNRHATPKQAMVRHNRRKMQAAGGLIGMFVAGGIVGALGFSYIGFVCVVPLAALLLAVSVPPLVQDVPRSRTLQKLLAAFKQRPHFP